The region GAGTAGCGATTTTGCTTAGCTATAAACTGCTCGATGCTCTCATATGCATAGTGTAAGAAGTGATTTTTAAGCGCGCCAAGCCTTTGTGAGCCGTCATTTAAAACGACCTTTTCATGCACAGCTCTGCCATCAAATTTGGCAAAATTTTTGTTAAAAAGCCTCACTGTGTAGTCTGGATAGAGCCCCATATTTTTGATCGCTTTGCCAAAGAAAAAATTTAGCCTAGCTACGTTGTAGGCCATAAATTTTGGCTCTTTTAGCGTATCTATGATCTCGTTTTTAAGTTCATCCGTGATCACCTCATCACTATCAAGCACAAAGATCCACTCGTTTTTGGCTAGATCCACACCCTTTTGCTTTTGCGCGCCAAATCCAAGCCAAGCTTGCTCGTGAAATTCCACGTTGCTAAAGC is a window of Campylobacter concisus DNA encoding:
- a CDS encoding glycosyltransferase family 2 protein, which produces MLSVVILTFNSEKYLKEVLDSAKFADEVIVVDSGSKDNTRQICDGFSNVEFHEQAWLGFGAQKQKGVDLAKNEWIFVLDSDEVITDELKNEIIDTLKEPKFMAYNVARLNFFFGKAIKNMGLYPDYTVRLFNKNFAKFDGRAVHEKVVLNDGSQRLGALKNHFLHYAYESIEQFIAKQNRYSSMGAKRNLLKALTSPAWTFFKLYVLKGGFKEGFAGYIIARLYAQYTFWKYIK